A region from the Nitrospinota bacterium genome encodes:
- the dut gene encoding dUTP diphosphatase: MFTLKVKKLHPAAKLPTVGHPGDLGCDLYSLEEAVIPAGGQAIVRTGIALKFPDGWGGIVKDRSSMAAARIYTAAGVIDAGYRGEVKIVMRNGNGTDHLIKAGGKIAQIVPLKAPAWRVEEAEELDDTSRAHGGFGSTGHN; encoded by the coding sequence ATGTTCACCTTGAAAGTCAAAAAACTCCATCCGGCGGCGAAGCTCCCCACCGTGGGACACCCCGGCGACCTCGGCTGCGACCTGTACAGCCTCGAAGAAGCCGTCATTCCCGCCGGCGGACAGGCAATCGTCCGCACCGGCATCGCGCTGAAATTCCCCGACGGCTGGGGCGGCATCGTGAAGGACCGCTCCTCGATGGCCGCCGCCCGCATTTACACCGCCGCCGGGGTGATCGACGCCGGGTACCGCGGCGAAGTGAAGATCGTGATGCGCAACGGCAACGGGACGGATCACCTCATCAAGGCCGGCGGCAAGATAGCCCAGATCGTGCCGCTGAAAGCCCCCGCGTGGCGCGTGGAAGAGGCGGAGGAACTGGACGACACCTCGCGCGCCCACGGCGGATTCGGCAGCACCGGCCACAACTGA